A window of Fusarium musae strain F31 chromosome 1, whole genome shotgun sequence genomic DNA:
ttttttcccttcagGCGACGGCgggttctttttttttttcttgtctGGCGCCCCTCCTTTCTATCTTGGCTTGGTGCCAACCTAAGGCCCCTAGCAGGTGTAGGCCAGGGCAGCCCCCAGCCCCAGGGACCAGAAGCGGGCTTGAGTGGTGCCAATAGCATCCCCCATCGGGAGCCTACAGGACATGGACGGGTCATTTGATAGGCTGAGGATGATTCTGAGGCCGGGACCTAATGCGCCTGGATTAAAGCTCAACTCTCAGTGTGTACATGAGTTGTAGGCGGGGGCGTGTAGAGGGATGGAGTGTAAGCGGTCTACATTGTAATTTGTAGGTCAGCaattctgtctctgtctgtctgtggcTACAAAGAACCAGGACCTATTAGAATTGTGTAACAGTCTGTTTGTTATTTGTTTTTgttctgttgttgctgttggatcTATCAATATTACATACCTAGCCTATGCATACTCGCAGTATTCTAGGTAGTCTGCCACTTGGTCATCTGTTGGCCATTGATTCCCTTGTCCATGAACTGCGTGTAACCTGTTCGTTTCAACGCTTGGACGAATGATATTGCAGGCATTAAACAGAAACGTCATCAGAGAATCTAGTATTTATCCATCGTATTTACCATTTGAGGGATATATATCTTTGTATCTATCTGATACAAAGAGAGGGTTTGTCGCACAAAGTGCAACAGCTCTCTCACTCGATGGCACTTTTTATACACCCCACCAGCTGACCACATACAATTGTACATTTTGCAGACCAGGATGGAAATGACTCTTCAACAGATACTTAAAACTCAAAACCTCCTGTAAATCTGATCACCAACACTAAGTACTTCACTAAATTCACTGTTCTCGTGGTTGGTCGTCACGAGATTGGCCCAACAAAACCCAGAAATCCGCGAGTCACGCGTAGAGAATGATCCTTTTAGCTCCACTACAGAGTACATCTCTCGATTATCCTCGTTATCTCCATCTCATGCGCCTCTGCTAACGTGATGTGATACGTATCACATTTTATCCGCTCCCTCGGTTATCACTAATGCACACTGCCTGTTCTTTTTTTGTCATTCTCAGACCGGAACGAACCCGGTGCGGGCCGGCCATGATAAACTTCGATAACTAAGTAGCATGCACATGGACGAGGGATGGTGTGCTATGCTGAAACTCGCACTCAATTCAAGCAATTCTGACTGTTACAGAACTCGAACTTCAGGTGCAGGTTGGGGAGACTTGTCAAAGCTCTTCATGGGCTCAAGACCCCATCGCCCAAACATGGCGGCGTCCTCATCCCACCCATTGCACTCCGTCGTGAGCATCTTCTCGCCTGTAAAGATAGCATTCGCACCCGCCATGAAGCACAAGGCCTGCTTCTCCTCCGACATGGTCTTGCGACCCGCCGCGATGCGGATGATGGTCGAGGGCATGATGATTCGCGCCGTGGCGATGGTTCGCAACATGCTCGTGAACTCAACCATGGGCCGATCGCCCAGCGGCGTGCCCTTTATGGGCACGAGGGCGTTGACGGGGAAGCTCTCCGGGTGACTTGGGAGTGTCGACACGGTGTGAAGAAGACCAACACGATCTTCGCTGGTCTCGCCCAGACCGAGAATTCCACCTGAGCACACCTTGATACCAGCGTCGCGCACGTGGCTCAGCGTCTGTAGTCGCTCGTCGTAGCTGCGTGTCGTGATGACAGACGGGTAGAACTCACGACTAGTGTCGACGTTGTGGTTGTACGCCGTGAGGCCCgcggccttgagctcctttgCCTGCTCTGCATCGATCATACCCAGCGTCACGCAGACCTCCATACCCATGCCCTTGACGCCCTCAACCATAGCCTTGATGTTCTTCAAGCTGTTCTTGCGACCGCGCATATCCCTCCATGCGGCGCCCATGCAGAATCGGGTGCttcccttctccttggccgTTCGCGCAGCTGCTAGTACGCTCTCGACACTCTCTACTCTCTTGGCGGGAACCTTTGTGCCTTCTTGGTAACGGGTTGACTGGGCGCAGTAGGAGCAGTCTTCGGTGCAGCCGCCTGTCTTGATGTTCATCAGAGTGCAGAGTTGCACTTCGGCGGGGTTGTGCCATCGACGGTGTACGGTGCTCTAAGAGTTTGTGTTAGCCATGGTGTTGCTCTGTGAGATATGCCCATCAATTGATGTCATCATTGAACGACGACCGCAGTCGCAATCACGATCGAATGAGAAGAGATGTCCTTACAGCTTGGTATGCTAGCTCAAGGGCAGGCTGGTAGTAAATGGCCgcaatctcctccttggtcCAGTCATGTCGAACCTGAGTCGCCGTGACAGCTTCCCTCAGAatctgcttcctcttctcagctCTCTGCTTCTCGATCGCTTCATTAGTTCCAGCGGGAGGAAGAGGCGGCTGCGAAGGTCGAGGATGGAAGTCAACAACTGTTGACATGGCCCGGGAATGCTGCCATCTCGCCGAAGCGGGGAGACACAAACGGTTACGGGGTGTAACCTGTCGAAGGGCCCTGAGACGGAGAGATGTACCGGGCTTCATTGTAAGAAATTTAACGATGAAAGGAATGAAAATAGAGAATGTGAGATGAAAGAAGTGAGTGAATTGGCCAAAGTCAATCGAGAGAGGGACAGCAGATTAGCTGTGAGTGAGCTGCAGCAGCATGAGGCACTAAACCAAGACAAGATGTGTACTGTACAGTAGCTGTGTACAACACCATGGACTAAATCGAAAGAGCTCAAAACTCTAACATTATGAATGGGCCGGCTCTTGTTGGTGAGCTCTAGGCTATAGCTACgcctcactcactcatggcCCCCCCCCACGGCCGACCTCGGTCAGTCTCCGGTCCTAAACACAGGCAATTACATACAGATACAAAACATCCATGCTACAGCTCTCAACTCTTGGGGATGATGAATGCCCCGGTAGTCTCGGCTTTCGGGAGCTTTTCTAGACTGTTGAATTACCATGGAATACCGTCCTAAGCCGCGTACCGAGATCCACTAGAACCTGGCGATGATCATCTACGACGGGGGAAGGGATGCAGATGAGAAATGGAACCATATGATGTagctcaacagccttgactGTTGAACGTAGATCATAATACCAGCCTACGCCTTGCGGTTTTATGTCTCTCGGGCACTGTTATAAAGCTGTAAAGTTGAGGCTCCATCTCTCGGCCCGCTACCCGTGAACAACGGCATTCAttttgttgaagaaggaatcTTGGCCTGCTACGAGACCCCTGATGGCAATTCGACATTTCTCGTTGGCTCGCCTAGTGAGAGGGGTTTTGGAATTTTGGTTGAGGCTTGGTGAGGGGCCAGACTGTGAGGAACCCCTGTAGCTTATAACCCCGGAGAAGCCCGCTCTGGACCGGCTTAGCTACCGTGATCGCGGCACTTTAATGGAGCCATGGCGTAACCGTGGGGTTGCTCAGTGGAGGAGAGGCtgttttggtgatgctgaagagaacGACTGTTGTAGGACTAGATGTCAAGAAAGTGAGAGTAAAGGAAGTTGATAGGAATAAATGCTCATTGCTCTGTGGAGTATATGTATTCATAGTCATTATCTCCCTCAGTCTATCCAGACGCCATATTCTGCAAACCCTATATCTCGTTATATCCAAGATAGATCCATATGAAATCCCAAAATGCTCAATATCGCTCTCAGTGCTCAACACTTGACATCCATGCATACCAATCTCGGTATTAAATCCATACTCCAGATCAAGGGTACGCCGGCTCAGCATACCGTCTCCCAGACACCCCAAGGGGACTGGTCCCCCGCTCATCAGGCGGCATGCGCTTCTcccatctcttcctctcagATCGCGGATCCCATCCGGGATAGTCGCGTCTTCGCTCCGCATCCGCATGGCTGCTAGTCCGCCTCTCCATATCCGGTCGGCGCAGGTACCGATCACGTCgttcttcttccctttcccGGTCAAGTTCCCGCTGTCGACCCCTGCGTTCTCGCTCGCGGTCTCGTTCCCTTTCTCTATCTCGCTCTTCACGTATCCGCCTAGATCGCTTGAGATCTTCGTCGCTGGACTCGGCTTCTGAGGAAGCTCCTGATATGTCGGAGTAGCTTCTGCTGAGGCGAGATGGAGGAAGTCGGTCTCGGCTTCGGCGTCCGCGGGACGAGTCGGTGTTGTAGGATGGGGCTCTAGGCGGGTTTCTGGTGCGATCTGGGTTGCTGCTGAGTCCGTTGGGGAGAATGTTTGAGACTTTCTCGGTCAGCTTTTCTCGTAGGCTGGGGCTGTGCGTTGATCTTCGGCGGGTGGAATCGTCTGAAGCTCTCCCATCTGCGCGGTGAGGTCGGAATGTTGGGGGTGGGTTGCTAGCAACAGGAGGCGGGCGATCATTCGTTGGTGAATATCGACGAGTCGTCGGTGAAGGCGGGCTTGCTTCAGGTCTTCTCTTTGCACGAGGAGGAAccggctcatcatcactagAGTCTGAAGAGTAGTGCCTGGGCTGACTGTGTCGACGAGGCGGCGCGGGCCGCTTCGCATGAGGGTCTAGATAAGAACCCGGGGGCGCATGCGGTGCATGTAGTGGTACGTCCGGCGAAGGTTGCTGATTATAATCGGAGAAGCTTCGTCGTCGGGCATGTTCGTCAGAGCGGCTGTTGTACCTCTCAGGTGAAGGTCTGGTTGGTCGCCCTCCTGCATGTCTGCCCGGCACATGATTGTACAACGGTCGCTCAGGCCTGGCTCGGGTTCCAGCAAAAGCACTCCCTCTCACGTGGGAGTAGGCGAACTTGGGCTCTGGACCTTCAGGGGGTTCACCAGGCCCCGTGGGATCTCGTGCTTCTCTGTATGCCTCCCTCTCTCGAGCGTTTGCTTCTTTTCGTAACTTCTCGGCGCACGACTTGTGCCATCGATCCACCTCGGCGTCGGCTTGGGTTGGGAATACTGTTGGAGGTAGGTCGGCTGGAAAGTCTGCGCCTGTCTCGGGATGTTTTAGCTGCCAGTTCTTGACGGCGAACTGTAAGAAAGGAACGTGTTCCTCGGGACCGAGAAGGATCTCGAGAGATTCCCATCGTGAGAAGCCTCGAGCGGTAAGGGCGGGTATTGAAGGTGGTGCGAAATCGTCGTCGGTTGGCTGTAGTGTGTGTTGACATCCAGTAACTTGCCAGATGTATGAGATGGACTCGTGTGGCATTTCAAATAGAGCTTTAGACGTTAGGAATATGTCGCACAAAGCCGCCATGGAACTTACAGTCATAATCGCCTCCAACAGCCTTATAGAAGGCGGCAAGCTTTTCCGGGGTAAGGTGACAAACGGTTTTATCGCCTATCTCGAGTATCTATTATGACGTAAGGTGGTCAGTATGCGATCGTTGGAATATTGACAATTTTTGCAACCAAATGGTTAAAGAAAGGGAGCGCGCATACAATATGACGACTAATAGCTCTTAATAGAGCATCTAATAGCTTTGACGGGCTTTTATCCTTCTCATACATATACGAATACTCAATAGCCGGAGGCGGCGGGGTTGACGATGTTGCGCCCGGCGGGGCTTCTGTCTTTGGAGGGGCCACCATAGTTGAAGAATAAGAGGTAAATAGTGAGGTTAAAGATCAAGGTGAGAAGAGAGGTTGTCGAGAAAAAGATCACGATGAAGGCGCGCTCACATCCAGGGCAGATGGCGGGGAAACGTGGATGGCGGTCAGCGGATCGATATCGATATCCAAGACGGACAAGATGTAATGATGCCGTAAACGAGGACGATGGTGCATTCGACAAGACTCTTTGAGAAACAACGGagggaaataaaaagataagacGACGATAAAAAGTCGCAAAAGTGCACAGTAGCACAGACCCGATCAAGTCCCGTTCAGGTTCAGGTTCGGGTTGGGATCCAATACCTTATATGAGATGGAGCCCAGCTGATGAATGAAATGACAATGACAACCTAAACTACCTGAGTCAAAGGGTAAGGCAAGGCagggcaaggcaaggcaatgCCAGGCAGGGTTGACCGGGGTAGACTTGGCGAAGAAGTGGGCAGAAGGACGAGGATCGTTTGTatttaggtaggtaggcattcaaggggaagagagggaaaaaagagCACGAGCACAGACAGGAACAAGGCAATGATAAACAAGGCacaaagagacaagaagagaaagacaagaaaaaaagacgcttgctactgctgctgctgctcgtgAGAGTGAGAAGTGAGAGGAAAAGAGTTGGTTCCATGATTTGACTGGTCTCTTACATGGATGTGCCTGGGAGACTGCGGGTGGCTGACAAAAGGTTGCTCACTAGCAGATACTCTGTGCAGTATAGCACAATAAGCAGCTGACTCTTGTATCATCCGAAGCTACCTACGGCACAAGCTATTTGCATATTGGtcttttgtttcttcaaTCTCCTTGCTACACTGCcctttctttgtcttgttaATCATCTCTGCGGTGTTTATAACTATCCCGTCCCCCATCGGAATATACAATAACAGCGTTATGTACTTCCGAGAAACAAACACAACGCATCATGAACTGACATATCATAACGCAAACAGACATCATATCACATAGCAGCAACCCTTCGCTGCCGGCCCCTCGTGGCCTGACACGTGCATCACTGTTGTAGGCGCCCCGGGTGATCCCTCCCACGAGGAGCAGGCAGTACAAAAGTCCAACAAGTCGAAATAGAAGTGGATTCCTTCACTTTTCATTTTTCGCAACGGTCTACGGCTGTGTAAGGCAATCTAAGCCCATGACACGAAAATAGCTGTTTTCAAAACCTGGTTGGTTCcctcttgaggctgagcttactactgtactgtacttttTTGCTTGTGTCGCAGAAACGGTGTGTGTGCTGAACACCCCACCGAGATCTGTGAGATGATTTGGCATGGGCTGAATAATCTCGAAGATTCTTACATGTTCCCTCAGCGTCATTTGAGGCTGATAGATCAGTTTTTTCGGATATTTTTGTAGACGGGACGGAAGGTATGTACGACGTGAGAATGAACAAGCATCTTGTGAAACAACATGGCACTGATGTCATTGTTTACTCGAGGCCAGGGGACCATTTTTAATTGACAGCCCAACCAAGCAAGTCTGATCCGAAAACCCGGAGCAGAGGCGGTTGAGTCGCTGATGTAGGGTAAGCCACTTTGTCGTAGGGCAGAACCAGGGTTGACTCCACTAACTCCAATGAGGCAACGGTCATCTCCAATTTCATCACGTACTGTTTCGttggcctcttcttctgaaaGTTGAGACAAGCAATTCCGAGCTTTGTGACGTCTTTGTCTACTTCTTTCACACTCCTTCTGAAATACTTCTTTGTATAATCGCTGAGCTTTGATCAACTTCTCTTCTACCTTATTCTTGGTAATACAGAATCAGACCACCATGGACGCCCTCAAATCAGCCATCACCCCCATCACGCATAACCTCCCCGCGCCGATTCGCGACTTGGGCGTTTCCATCATCGGCGAGACCTGCTACAAAtctctccttctcgacgTTAATATCGAGGATGCCGAATGCATCAAGTTTGCCGTCTCCAAGGCCCTCGGCATCGGTATCATCGCCGCTTCGTCCATCGTCAAGGTTCCCCAGATCCTGAagctcatcaactccaagtcCGCTGAGGGTGTATCTTTCCTTTCATACCTTCTCGAGACGGCGTCGTACATCATCTCGCTCGCCTACAATTTCCGAAATGGCTTTCCTTTCAGCACCTATGGCGAGACTGCCTTGATCGTGGGACAGAACGTTATTATCTCGGTGCTTGTTCTGAACTACAGTGGCCGTGCTAGTCTGGCTGCTGTGTTTGTCGCTGCGCTTGCTGGAACTGTTGCTACGCTGTTTGCTGAGAATGTTGTGGATGCGCAGACTCTGAGCTACCTCcaagctggtgctggtgttctGAGCGTTTCCAGCAAGCTGCCTCAGATCCTCACCATCTTCCAGCAGGGTGGCACCGGTCAGCTCAGTGCTTTCGCTGTAAGCCGATTCTATTTCCCTTTCGAGTTCATAGTTGCTAACAATAACTTAGGTCTTTAACTACCTGGCCGGTTCTTTGTCTCGAATCTTCACAACCCTCCAGGAAGTTGacgacaagctcatcctctACGGATTCGTCTCCGGCTTCgtcctcaacgccatcctTGCTCTCCAGATGATCTTCTACTGGAACGCTCCCtctgagaaggccaagggcaagcAACCTGCTGCCCCTATTGCAGCCAAGCCTGCTGTTCTGACACCCTCTTCCTCTACCACTGCTACTCCCAAGAAGAGCCCTACCACTCGCCGACGTGGTTAGATGTTCACATCCGTATCGTGTGGTTGCGTTTGTTTTATAGACTCGATTTGTCATACTCATTTTTAATAAGATCACTGTTACGTGCTTTGGCTTCATGATGTTTCATTATGTGATTTTGACATGTATTTGTCGTCAAATGTTACACGAAAACGTGTGATGCTAACTACCTACATAAACGTGTTGCACAAACCTTACCGATGATGCTATTCGAAGCAATGGTGCAAATGGTATTCCCCCTTTTATGCTGTCCCAATTGAACGCCGTTAAAATAACCCAAAGTATCGCTAATCCTTCTTCCATTACCCAAATCCATACAATATCCAATCAAAACATTGATGCAGTAACTTTATTCCATGTTGCACGTGAAGGTCGATCGTTTGGACCAGCGCACTGCAGACAGCGTCGCTGTTCGCCAAGGTTGCTCACAGAGCAGCTGAAGCAAACATGCTTACCACAAGCACCGCACGAGTGATCCCCGTTGTCGATACCATCGATATCcatgccatcatcaccactgtTGAGACTAGCACCGCAATCGTCGCAGTTCGAGGGGGTGAGTTGTGTTTGGCTTAGGTTGGTTGTCGGAGCTGAAGGCGCCGAAGAGATGTTCCAGAACCGGTGGAGAGATTGTTGGTTTGATTCAGGTTGAGTAGGTTGAGGTGGTGTTTGTATGTTCTCAGATGGAAGTCCAATGtgttgatgctggctctGCGCAGAGTACAGCATGTTGAGAGTACGTTCTAACTCAATTAGCATATATACAGTGCAGGCTTTATATATCAAAACTTACGATGAATTGTCTCTTCTGAAGGTCGATTATCGCGAAATCGCTTCATGGTTCGACTGTGAAGGTGAATGGGCGTCGATGCCATGATCGCGAAAGGACTGGTAATGGAGTTGCCgagtcgaggaggagagtcgAAGGATGAGACTGATGAGGGAGAGGCACAGAACTCAGAGACGGATCGCTTGCGCTTGTGGGCCATTTCAATTATTAGAAGGATAGATTTTTGAGTGGATAAACGGGAATCGAAACAATTAGAGTAATGTTACAATGGATGTAAATAGAAGATGAAGTGAGATAGATCAACATCTTTACGGGAACTGAGACGAGACTGAGACTGTGGGGCTCAAGTTGGCTGCGCGACATGACGCGCTTAAGTGGTGACGTTGGACGCGTTAATGGCCCACGCCCCAGGTTCTCCACCTTCGTTTCCCTTTATACAGAGAGAACcaagctacctaggtattccTGAGCAATGAGAAAACATGCCGGCGACAGGGGGAGATAATGATTGCgggagtacggagtatgtagTATAACTTAACTCCCAATGTAACATAAGACCTAAAGCCCGTGACTATCGGCTTAGACAGTTCGAAGTGCCTTGTTCTTTTCCATTTCCTGGCTATTAGCACTGTACAGCACAACCCCTTATACACATTTCCCAGTCAGGACGCAAAAGTCACGACACATTTCAATTGAAATCTTGTTATACGTTGTTCTGTAaattctttctcttcactgGGTGGGTAGTCGTGTACACCCTGTGGCACAGTGATGTACAGTGCGCGTACCGTAGGTATCAGAGAATGATCCTCATGTTGGAGGGCAGCATCTCAGGCTCGTAGATCTGCGGCTGAGAGATGCATGCGTACGCATACGCAGTGGCTCTCTCTAACGCAGGCGCCTTATACTGTTTCTCACCTCCCTTCTCAGGGACATAGCATTTCCCCGCCTCGTCCGAGCTATGCATCTACAGTACACACCAAGGACTTGCACTTTAGAGCACTTGTATGGATGGACATTGCTGGCTCTTTTTATCTACGGGTACCTCTGGACAATGCGCGCCTCGTCAATCTATAAGAGGACTTGAGTTAGTTGTCGAACTTACTCTCCATGGGAAGTCTTTGAACCACACATCTATCTCCAACATGAACAGTCTTTCAACTGAAGAAATTGTGACTATCCTTAGTACAATTCCAGGTCTATTGGTATCATGTCTAAGTGCTTGGTTCGCATGCCTTGCCCTTCAGCGCCGGCATGTGGCCCGTAACGACATTGAGACCGCTACTATCGAGTTTATCATTAGACACATCGATGCAACTCAGTCAAAGTATGAGCACTGTTCTTGTTTGCCAGGTTTTCTGCATCTAATCCATCCACAGCATTGAAATGCAGTCCTTCCATGAAACCTCGACCGAGATCTTACTTCTAAGCGAAAATCTACCCCAGCTGCCACCTGCGATGCACCGAAACATTACCGGAGAAGGGTACAGACGGATTGAAGTCCTACCACCAGCACGAGTTGACCTGCAAAACAACTTGCAGCGCCCAGGCCCAGTTGCAGCGTGACAATATAAATGAATATCAGTCGTCGTGCTTTTGGGATCAGTTTGTGTCAGGATAATTTCTTCAGCGTATATGTATATCAAAATCGGGGTGTGCAAGAACTCGCGCGAGTTCCCCATGTACAGCCTCAATCACAGTCAATCATTCTTGCAATCAACCAATCAACACCTCATGTTCACACGGCGGCCGGTTGATAGCCCCAACCAAATGTTATCCGCCTCCAGGACCCTTTTTTCTCcctatatactaaatatataagacGAGGGCCCATATCTGTGCCTCGAGATGTATATGAAAACCATCCTGCAAATCTTACACTCTTACTCCAAACAACTTCGATATCCTTCGGCTTCACAGTCTGTTTTTCAGTATGGTTCAATTATCAACAGATGCTATAGTCACCCTTGTCAGCACGATACCTGGACTGATCATCTCTTGTCTAAGTGCCTGGTTCGCTTACCTAGCACTATATCGAAAACCCATCCCCCCGAGTGACGTCGAAACAACCGCAATGCTTTTCATGATTCCAAGGACATCTCATATTCCCCCTAGGTTCGCACTCATATTTCAACACTTTTTCATGAGTTGAGCCTGACTTGTTTGTCCTCCAGTGCCTTGTCCCACCCAGATTCACAGAGGACATTGACGAATTGTGATGTCCTCCAGCTACCACCTGCAACAAGTCAACAATGTATTGAAATGAACCACTCTCGAGTGCTTGCACATGCTGAGCGTGTATCATAATCTTTTAATC
This region includes:
- a CDS encoding hypothetical protein (EggNog:ENOG41), yielding MVAPPKTEAPPGATSSTPPPPAIEYSYMYEKDKSPSKLLDALLRAISRHIILEIGDKTVCHLTPEKLAAFYKAVGGDYDSLFEMPHESISYIWQVTGCQHTLQPTDDDFAPPSIPALTARGFSRWESLEILLGPEEHVPFLQFAVKNWQLKHPETGADFPADLPPTVFPTQADAEVDRWHKSCAEKLRKEANAREREAYREARDPTGPGEPPEGPEPKFAYSHVRGSAFAGTRARPERPLYNHVPGRHAGGRPTRPSPERYNSRSDEHARRRSFSDYNQQPSPDVPLHAPHAPPGSYLDPHAKRPAPPRRHSQPRHYSSDSSDDEPVPPRAKRRPEASPPSPTTRRYSPTNDRPPPVASNPPPTFRPHRADGRASDDSTRRRSTHSPSLREKLTEKVSNILPNGLSSNPDRTRNPPRAPSYNTDSSRGRRSRDRLPPSRLSRSYSDISGASSEAESSDEDLKRSRRIREERDRERERDRERERRGRQRELDREREEERRDRYLRRPDMERRTSSHADAERRRDYPGWDPRSERKRWEKRMPPDERGTSPLGVSGRRYAEPAYP
- a CDS encoding hypothetical protein (EggNog:ENOG41), whose amino-acid sequence is MDALKSAITPITHNLPAPIRDLGVSIIGETCYKSLLLDVNIEDAECIKFAVSKALGIGIIAASSIVKVPQILKLINSKSAEGVSFLSYLLETASYIISLAYNFRNGFPFSTYGETALIVGQNVIISVLVLNYSGRASLAAVFVAALAGTVATLFAENVVDAQTLSYLQAGAGVLSVSSKLPQILTIFQQGGTGQLSAFAVFNYLAGSLSRIFTTLQEVDDKLILYGFVSGFVLNAILALQMIFYWNAPSEKAKGKQPAAPIAAKPAVLTPSSSTTATPKKSPTTRRRG